The Streptomyces achromogenes genome window below encodes:
- a CDS encoding aminotransferase class IV: MKIWLDGGLQDGEAARISVFDHGLTVGDGVFETVKAMHGETFALTRHLDRLTRSARGLGLPDPDQDEIRRACAAVLEADPMPLGRLRITYTGGHGPLGSDRGDRGPTLVVALGGTTRRADSTAVVTVPWTRNERGALTGLKTTSYAENVVALARAHEQGATEALFGNTAGRLCEGTGSNVFVVLDGEIHTPPVASGCLAGITRELTVEWTGASETDLPLDVLERADEVFLTSTLRDVQAVHRVDDRELPGVPGPVTAKAMRIFAERAADDLDP; encoded by the coding sequence GTGAAGATCTGGCTCGACGGCGGGCTGCAGGACGGCGAGGCCGCTCGCATCTCCGTCTTCGACCACGGGCTGACCGTGGGCGACGGCGTCTTCGAGACGGTGAAGGCGATGCACGGGGAGACCTTCGCGCTCACCCGGCACCTCGACCGGCTGACCCGCTCCGCACGCGGCCTCGGCCTGCCCGACCCGGACCAGGACGAGATCCGCCGCGCCTGCGCCGCCGTCCTCGAGGCCGACCCGATGCCGCTCGGCCGGCTGCGCATCACCTACACCGGCGGCCACGGCCCCCTCGGCTCCGACCGCGGAGACCGGGGCCCCACCCTCGTCGTCGCGCTCGGCGGGACGACCCGGCGCGCCGACTCCACGGCCGTCGTCACCGTCCCGTGGACCCGTAACGAACGTGGGGCGCTCACCGGTCTCAAGACGACCTCGTACGCCGAGAACGTCGTCGCGCTGGCCCGGGCCCACGAGCAGGGCGCCACCGAGGCGCTGTTCGGCAACACGGCCGGGCGGCTCTGCGAAGGCACCGGCTCCAACGTGTTCGTCGTCCTCGACGGCGAGATCCACACCCCGCCGGTGGCCTCCGGCTGCCTCGCGGGGATCACGCGCGAGCTGACCGTTGAGTGGACCGGCGCCAGCGAGACCGACCTGCCGCTGGACGTGCTGGAACGGGCCGACGAGGTCTTCCTCACCTCCACGCTGCGCGACGTCCAGGCCGTCCACCGGGTCGACGACCGTGAACTGCCGGGCGTGCCCGGTCCGGTGACCGCCAAGGCCATGCGGATCTTCGCCGAGCGCGCGGCGGACGACCTCGATCCGTGA
- a CDS encoding GNAT family N-acetyltransferase produces the protein MTTTLRPTEPLQRAADGALSRHYQVCVNSRPVGAVHLSTSLSFGPRVAVIAGLRIEEPDRGRGRGTVAALAAEEVARGWGCRRIDVRVPADASAALRLATALGYVHRNRGMEKPLGPAPARLPEGSRGRSMTEAEYDTWQRHAVAEYARDWQERGVPEDEALAKARNDHERELPQGRATPNMRFSVLEHEGVPVGRLWLASVGDKAFVFDVEADQAFRGRGHGRSLMLLAETQAAEAGKRVLGLNVFAGNTPAERLYESLGYVPVAYSMYKALI, from the coding sequence ATGACCACGACCCTGCGGCCGACCGAGCCGCTCCAGCGCGCAGCCGACGGGGCGCTGTCGCGCCACTACCAGGTGTGCGTGAACAGCCGTCCCGTCGGAGCGGTCCATCTCTCGACGTCCCTTTCCTTCGGGCCTCGCGTGGCCGTGATCGCCGGTCTGCGCATCGAGGAACCGGACCGCGGGCGCGGCCGGGGCACGGTGGCCGCGCTGGCCGCCGAGGAGGTGGCCCGCGGCTGGGGCTGCAGGCGGATCGACGTCCGGGTGCCGGCGGACGCGTCGGCCGCGCTGCGGCTGGCGACGGCGCTCGGCTACGTCCACCGCAACCGCGGCATGGAGAAACCGCTCGGCCCCGCGCCTGCCCGGCTGCCCGAAGGCAGCCGGGGCCGGTCGATGACGGAGGCCGAGTACGACACCTGGCAGAGGCACGCCGTGGCGGAATACGCCCGGGACTGGCAGGAGCGCGGGGTGCCCGAGGACGAGGCCTTGGCCAAGGCGCGAAACGACCACGAACGGGAGCTGCCGCAGGGCCGCGCGACGCCGAACATGCGGTTCAGCGTGCTGGAACACGAAGGCGTCCCGGTGGGCAGGCTCTGGCTGGCGAGCGTCGGTGACAAGGCGTTCGTCTTCGACGTCGAGGCCGACCAGGCCTTCCGCGGCCGGGGGCACGGTCGTTCCCTGATGCTGCTGGCCGAGACGCAGGCGGCCGAAGCGGGCAAGCGGGTCCTCGGCCTCAACGTCTTCGCCGGCAACACCCCGGCGGAGCGGCTGTACGAGTCGCTGGGATACGTGCCGGTGGCCTACTCGATGTACAAGGCCCTGATCTGA
- a CDS encoding carbohydrate ABC transporter permease produces the protein MTLVKEAPVRPAKKRSAAPAAGRRGRRRENLAGYLFMSPWIAGFLLLTAGPMIASLYYAFTSYNLFTPPKWVGLDNFTTMFQDPRWQKSVEVTLKYVVVATPLKLLLALGVALLLAQKRRGQALYRAAFYMPSLIGASVSVGFVWRALFSDDAVVDRTQKVFGVDVGGWIGNPDYVLYSLVALSIWQFGAPMVIFLAGLKQVPQELYEAAEMDGAGPLRRFWNITLPMISPVLFFNVLLESIHAFQVFGSAYVVSDTRCGPADATLVYTCYLYQKGFKEAQMGFASAMAWTLVVAVALVTAVLFWSQKKWVHYEEAAK, from the coding sequence ATGACGCTCGTCAAGGAAGCGCCCGTGCGCCCGGCGAAGAAGCGGTCCGCCGCTCCTGCCGCCGGGCGGCGGGGGCGGCGCCGCGAGAACCTCGCCGGCTATCTCTTCATGTCGCCGTGGATCGCGGGGTTCCTGCTGCTCACGGCGGGGCCGATGATCGCGTCGCTCTACTACGCGTTCACCAGCTACAACCTGTTCACGCCGCCGAAGTGGGTGGGCCTGGACAACTTCACGACGATGTTCCAGGACCCGCGCTGGCAGAAGTCGGTCGAGGTCACGCTCAAGTACGTCGTCGTGGCGACGCCGCTGAAGCTGCTCCTCGCCCTCGGGGTGGCGCTGCTGCTCGCGCAGAAGCGGCGCGGACAGGCCCTGTACCGGGCGGCGTTCTACATGCCGTCGCTCATCGGGGCGAGCGTCTCCGTGGGCTTCGTGTGGCGGGCGCTGTTCTCCGACGACGCCGTGGTGGACCGTACGCAGAAGGTCTTCGGGGTCGACGTCGGCGGCTGGATCGGCAACCCGGACTACGTCCTGTACTCCCTGGTGGCGCTGAGTATCTGGCAGTTCGGCGCGCCGATGGTCATCTTCCTCGCGGGGCTCAAGCAGGTGCCCCAGGAACTGTACGAGGCCGCCGAGATGGACGGGGCCGGCCCCCTGCGGCGGTTCTGGAACATCACGCTGCCGATGATTTCCCCGGTGCTGTTCTTCAACGTGCTGCTGGAGTCCATCCACGCGTTCCAGGTGTTCGGCTCGGCGTACGTGGTCTCCGACACCCGGTGCGGACCGGCCGACGCGACCCTCGTCTACACCTGTTACCTGTACCAGAAGGGCTTCAAGGAGGCACAGATGGGCTTCGCCTCCGCGATGGCCTGGACGCTGGTGGTGGCGGTCGCGCTCGTCACGGCGGTCCTGTTCTGGTCACAGAAGAAGTGGGTGCACTACGAGGAGGCCGCCAAGTGA
- a CDS encoding TIGR02611 family protein, with the protein MNTGSNEPGEAFVAADDSVPEGTADDQQGQGLGSRAPEFVKARRMLHLSWQVGVFVIGLAVVGAGIVMLPLPGPGWVVIFGGMAIWATEFVWAQLVLRWTKRKVTEAAQRALDPRVRRRNIILTSVGLVIIGALVGFYLWKFGLTMPWKIKDQ; encoded by the coding sequence ATGAACACGGGGAGTAACGAGCCGGGTGAGGCCTTCGTGGCCGCGGACGACTCGGTGCCGGAGGGCACGGCGGACGACCAGCAGGGGCAGGGGCTCGGCTCCCGGGCGCCGGAATTCGTCAAGGCGCGCCGCATGCTGCACCTCAGCTGGCAGGTCGGCGTCTTCGTCATCGGCCTCGCCGTGGTCGGCGCCGGCATCGTCATGCTTCCGCTGCCCGGTCCGGGCTGGGTCGTGATCTTCGGCGGCATGGCGATCTGGGCGACCGAGTTCGTCTGGGCCCAGCTGGTTCTCCGCTGGACCAAGCGCAAGGTCACCGAGGCGGCACAGCGCGCTCTCGATCCGCGGGTCCGGCGCCGCAACATCATCCTGACGTCGGTCGGCCTGGTGATCATCGGCGCGCTGGTGGGCTTCTACCTGTGGAAGTTCGGTCTGACCATGCCGTGGAAGATCAAGGATCAGTGA
- a CDS encoding CGNR zinc finger domain-containing protein, translated as MLITHDTRCALDTVVDLVNSAPEDDTTPDGLPDVATLGDFVRKHDISDVGTLSEFDLSAVRKVRGRFAGVFAAQDPRTAAQLINELVAAAGTTPRLTDHDGYDWHVHYFAPGASVADHLAADCGMALAFFVVAGEQERLRRCEAPDCRRAFVDLSRNRSRRYCDSRTCGNRLHVAAYRARRKEAAG; from the coding sequence GTGCTGATCACCCACGACACCCGGTGTGCGCTCGACACCGTGGTGGATCTGGTGAACTCCGCGCCGGAGGACGACACGACTCCGGACGGGCTGCCGGATGTCGCCACCCTCGGAGACTTCGTACGAAAGCACGACATCAGCGATGTCGGCACGCTCTCCGAGTTCGATCTGTCCGCCGTGCGCAAGGTCCGTGGACGGTTCGCCGGGGTTTTCGCGGCGCAGGACCCGCGGACGGCCGCCCAGCTGATCAACGAGCTGGTCGCCGCCGCGGGCACCACCCCGCGCCTCACCGATCACGACGGCTACGACTGGCACGTCCACTACTTCGCCCCCGGCGCCTCGGTCGCCGACCACCTGGCCGCCGACTGCGGGATGGCGCTGGCGTTCTTCGTGGTGGCCGGTGAGCAGGAGCGACTGCGGCGCTGTGAGGCCCCGGACTGCCGGCGCGCCTTCGTCGACCTCTCCCGCAACCGGTCCCGCCGGTACTGCGACAGCCGCACCTGCGGCAACCGGCTGCACGTGGCCGCCTACCGGGCGCGTCGCAAGGAGGCGGCGGGCTGA
- a CDS encoding SsgA family sporulation/cell division regulator → MNTTVSCELHLRLVVSSESSLPVPAGLRYDTADPYAVHATFHTGAEETVEWVFARDLLAEGLHRPTGTGDVRVWPSRSHGQGVVCIALSSPEGEALLEAPARALESFLKRTDAAVPPGTEHRHFDLDQELSHILAES, encoded by the coding sequence ATGAACACCACGGTCAGCTGCGAGCTGCACCTGCGCCTCGTTGTGTCGAGCGAGTCCTCCCTGCCTGTCCCCGCAGGCCTGCGGTACGACACGGCCGACCCCTACGCCGTGCACGCCACCTTCCATACCGGAGCCGAGGAAACCGTCGAGTGGGTGTTCGCCCGCGACCTCCTCGCCGAGGGCCTGCACCGGCCCACGGGTACCGGCGACGTCCGTGTCTGGCCGTCGCGCAGTCACGGTCAGGGCGTCGTCTGCATCGCCCTGAGCTCTCCTGAGGGCGAGGCCCTGCTCGAGGCCCCGGCGCGGGCCCTGGAGTCCTTCCTGAAGCGAACGGACGCAGCCGTGCCTCCGGGCACGGAACACCGGCACTTCGATCTCGACCAAGAGCTCTCGCACATCCTGGCGGAGAGCTAG
- a CDS encoding phosphotransferase family protein, whose protein sequence is MTSHPLLAALTRRAAARAHAAAETCPCGAVTLADRPDAVVVRHADTVAKAHAPDTDPADLAPRLAAAAALPHLLLPPLTPAPTMLHGRLVTFWPYGAPVDPDDPDAAPWEAAGALLAELHRTPVPAGLPTMRGPAKAARAVALLRAARAHPARAPVLGAWRTLPAWARAEAPMPGAGALCHGDLHLGQLVRRPAPDGPWRLIDVDDLGVGDPAWDLARPAAWFACGLLPPDEWGRFLTAYRAAAGPAVPDAGDPWGRLDASARALTVQTAARAVTKAAAVGRPLDEVEQCLVDACARMGSLPSQVAADFAK, encoded by the coding sequence GTGACCTCGCACCCCCTGCTCGCCGCGCTCACCCGCCGGGCCGCGGCCCGGGCGCACGCGGCCGCCGAGACCTGCCCGTGCGGGGCGGTCACCCTCGCCGACCGCCCCGACGCCGTCGTCGTCCGGCACGCCGACACCGTCGCCAAGGCGCACGCGCCCGACACCGATCCGGCCGATCTGGCGCCCCGCCTCGCCGCGGCGGCCGCCCTCCCACACCTTCTCCTGCCGCCGCTCACCCCCGCCCCGACGATGCTCCACGGACGACTGGTCACGTTCTGGCCGTACGGCGCCCCGGTGGACCCGGACGATCCCGACGCGGCGCCCTGGGAGGCGGCGGGAGCTCTGCTCGCCGAGCTGCACCGCACCCCGGTCCCGGCCGGCCTGCCCACGATGCGCGGTCCCGCCAAGGCCGCCCGGGCGGTGGCGCTGCTGCGCGCCGCCCGAGCGCATCCCGCTCGCGCCCCGGTCCTCGGCGCCTGGCGCACACTCCCGGCCTGGGCCCGGGCCGAAGCCCCCATGCCCGGCGCCGGCGCCCTCTGCCACGGCGACCTCCACCTCGGCCAGCTCGTCCGCCGCCCCGCCCCGGACGGCCCGTGGCGGCTGATCGACGTCGACGACCTCGGCGTCGGCGACCCGGCCTGGGATCTCGCCCGCCCCGCCGCCTGGTTCGCCTGCGGGCTGCTCCCACCCGACGAGTGGGGCCGCTTCCTCACGGCCTACCGTGCCGCCGCCGGCCCCGCCGTGCCGGACGCCGGCGATCCCTGGGGCCGGCTCGACGCCTCGGCGCGCGCACTCACCGTGCAGACCGCCGCACGGGCCGTCACCAAGGCGGCTGCGGTCGGCCGTCCGCTCGACGAGGTCGAACAGTGCCTGGTCGACGCCTGCGCGCGCATGGGTTCCCTCCCCTCGCAGGTGGCGGCGGACTTCGCGAAGTAG
- a CDS encoding chorismate-binding protein, which produces MLDLPPLARFGGRLATGLLDVTSDPAALDGTGFWAVCADFEGRLVCARFAEVREEPVPAPVPGAWRGPAAGDWTSSLDRAAYTAGVRRIREHIAAGEVYQANLCRVLTAPVAPDADVDALTALLARGNPAPYAGTIRLPAHGVETATASPELFLRRAGRIVESGPIKGTGRTEADLLTKDYAENVMIVDLVRNDLGRVCATGTVTVPDLCAVEKHPGLVHLVSTVRGELRAGAGWPELLDGAFPPGSVTGAPKASALGIIDALETASRGPYCGGIGWVDADRGTGELAVGIRTFWIDRAADGVAVLRFGTGAGITWGSDPEAEWEETELKASRLLAVASGAYEVTGTCEAEGEGLT; this is translated from the coding sequence GTGCTCGACCTCCCTCCTCTCGCCCGTTTCGGCGGCCGCCTCGCCACCGGTCTCCTCGATGTGACCAGCGATCCCGCCGCCCTCGACGGCACCGGGTTCTGGGCCGTCTGCGCGGACTTCGAGGGCCGTCTGGTCTGCGCCCGCTTCGCCGAGGTGCGCGAGGAGCCGGTGCCCGCCCCCGTGCCGGGGGCCTGGCGGGGGCCCGCGGCCGGTGACTGGACGTCCTCCCTCGACCGCGCGGCGTACACGGCGGGCGTGCGCCGGATCCGGGAGCACATCGCGGCCGGCGAGGTGTACCAGGCCAACCTGTGCCGTGTGCTGACCGCGCCCGTGGCGCCCGACGCCGACGTGGACGCGCTGACCGCCCTGCTGGCCCGCGGTAACCCCGCACCGTACGCAGGAACGATTCGCCTGCCCGCGCACGGCGTGGAGACGGCCACCGCGTCACCCGAGCTCTTCCTGCGTCGCGCCGGCCGGATCGTCGAGTCCGGCCCCATCAAGGGCACCGGACGCACCGAGGCGGACCTCCTCACCAAGGACTACGCCGAGAACGTGATGATCGTGGACCTCGTCCGCAACGATCTGGGACGGGTCTGCGCCACCGGCACCGTGACGGTCCCCGACCTGTGCGCCGTCGAGAAACATCCCGGTCTGGTGCACCTGGTCTCCACGGTCCGTGGCGAGTTGCGTGCGGGCGCCGGCTGGCCCGAGCTGCTGGACGGCGCCTTCCCGCCCGGTTCGGTCACCGGCGCCCCCAAGGCCAGCGCGCTCGGGATCATCGACGCGCTGGAGACGGCGTCGCGCGGCCCCTACTGCGGCGGCATCGGCTGGGTGGACGCCGACCGGGGCACGGGCGAGCTGGCGGTCGGCATCCGCACCTTCTGGATCGACCGGGCCGCAGACGGCGTGGCCGTGCTGCGCTTCGGCACCGGCGCGGGCATCACCTGGGGCTCCGATCCCGAGGCCGAGTGGGAGGAGACCGAACTGAAGGCGTCCCGGCTGCTCGCGGTAGCGTCGGGTGCGTACGAGGTCACGGGAACGTGCGAGGCCGAAGGAGAGGGACTGACGTGA
- a CDS encoding DsbA family protein produces MSDSSPAHSSPASPSASSPADARPPVVLDVWCELQCPDCRGALGDLHALRERYGDRLELRLRHFPLEKHQHAFAAAQAAEEALEQGQGWPYVEAVLAQVEELARRGEPLLVEIAGELGLDAEEFDTALIDGRHMLIVDADQAEGKAIGVTGTPTYVIGGERLDGGKSQDGLRERIEEIADRLLAEQA; encoded by the coding sequence ATGAGCGACTCGTCCCCGGCACACTCGTCCCCGGCCTCCCCGTCCGCCTCCTCCCCGGCCGACGCCCGGCCGCCCGTCGTCCTCGACGTCTGGTGCGAGCTGCAGTGCCCCGACTGCCGTGGCGCGCTCGGCGACCTGCACGCCCTGCGCGAGCGCTACGGCGACCGCCTGGAACTGCGGCTGCGGCACTTCCCGCTGGAGAAGCACCAGCACGCCTTCGCCGCCGCCCAGGCCGCCGAGGAGGCTCTGGAACAGGGGCAGGGCTGGCCGTACGTCGAGGCGGTGCTGGCCCAGGTCGAGGAGCTGGCCCGTAGGGGCGAACCCCTCCTGGTCGAGATCGCGGGTGAACTCGGTCTGGACGCGGAGGAGTTCGACACCGCTCTGATCGACGGCCGGCACATGCTGATAGTGGACGCCGACCAGGCCGAGGGCAAGGCGATCGGCGTCACGGGGACCCCGACGTACGTCATCGGCGGCGAGCGTCTCGACGGCGGCAAGAGCCAGGACGGACTGCGCGAGCGCATCGAGGAGATCGCCGACCGGTTGCTGGCCGAGCAGGCGTGA
- a CDS encoding TrmH family RNA methyltransferase — MADLITVEDPDDPRLRDYTGLTDVELRRRREPAEGLFIAEGEKVIRRAKDAGYEMRSMLLSAKWIDVMRDVIDELPAPVYAVSPDLAEQVTGYHVHRGALASMQRRPLPTAADLLHTARRVVVMESVNDHTNIGAIFRSAAALGMDAVLLSPDCADPLYRRSVKVSMGAVFSVPYARLDTWPKGLDSVREAGFTLLALTPDEKARSLDEAAPHRMDRVALMLGAEGDGLSTQALVAADEWVRIPMSHGVDSLNVGAAAAVAFYAVATGRPRT; from the coding sequence GTGGCCGATCTCATCACCGTGGAAGATCCCGACGACCCGCGCCTGCGCGACTACACCGGCCTGACCGACGTCGAGCTGCGCCGCAGACGCGAGCCCGCCGAGGGCCTGTTCATCGCCGAGGGCGAGAAGGTCATCCGGCGCGCCAAGGACGCCGGGTACGAGATGCGCTCGATGCTGCTCTCGGCCAAGTGGATCGACGTCATGCGCGACGTCATCGACGAACTCCCGGCGCCGGTCTACGCCGTCAGCCCCGACCTCGCCGAACAGGTCACCGGCTATCACGTCCACCGGGGCGCGCTGGCCTCGATGCAGCGCAGGCCGCTGCCCACGGCCGCCGACCTGCTGCACACCGCCCGGCGGGTGGTCGTGATGGAGTCGGTCAACGACCACACCAACATCGGCGCGATCTTCCGCTCGGCCGCCGCCCTCGGGATGGACGCCGTACTGCTCTCACCGGACTGCGCGGACCCCCTCTACCGGCGCAGCGTGAAGGTCTCGATGGGCGCGGTCTTCTCCGTCCCGTACGCCCGTCTGGACACGTGGCCCAAGGGCCTGGACTCGGTCCGCGAGGCCGGCTTCACCCTGCTCGCCCTCACCCCGGACGAGAAGGCCCGCAGCCTCGACGAGGCCGCCCCGCACCGGATGGACCGCGTGGCCCTCATGCTCGGCGCGGAGGGCGACGGCCTCTCCACCCAGGCGCTCGTCGCCGCCGACGAATGGGTCCGCATCCCGATGTCCCACGGCGTCGACTCGCTCAACGTGGGCGCGGCGGCGGCGGTCGCCTTCTACGCGGTGGCCACGGGCCGCCCCCGCACATAG
- a CDS encoding ABC transporter substrate-binding protein: protein MGTSRNVERRTILKAAGATAATLGLAATTTACGGDSGTSADGTVTIRYAWWGGEPRTIAIKKTIALFEKKYPKIKIKPEFTDYEAFWEKFQTQASGGNPPDVFQNAVGFLRKYDKRGVLMDLKAQADAGNLNLENFRNGVLANGQVDGKQIGIPVGANTMALVIDQKAFKKAGVEAKFGWTWNDYFAALQTIQDKLKIAGDTGYFAIMYLYDLYLRQNGKAFFTDSALGFTEADLTQWWEDGYKRVKSGLVADPKKIEQAKPKSGLSAGLAASEFTWDNFSIRYQGEGDSDYGLAPIPTTDGKNTGQYLGSLMLSAFSGTKHPKEVAQFIDFMVHDPEVGKIMGYDRGILATTEQYDAFKPTDPNNKGVAAYEDEVAKAGVLGKITPHPSGADVVEAAFLRIGAEVAQGKTKPADAAKALFSEAKAAFAG from the coding sequence GTGGGAACCAGCAGGAATGTTGAGAGGCGAACGATCCTGAAGGCGGCCGGAGCCACGGCGGCCACGCTCGGGCTGGCCGCGACGACGACGGCGTGCGGGGGAGACAGCGGGACCTCGGCGGACGGGACGGTGACGATCCGTTACGCGTGGTGGGGCGGCGAGCCGCGCACCATCGCCATCAAGAAGACGATCGCGCTCTTCGAGAAGAAGTATCCGAAGATCAAGATCAAGCCCGAATTCACCGACTACGAGGCGTTCTGGGAGAAGTTCCAGACCCAGGCTTCCGGCGGGAATCCGCCGGACGTTTTCCAGAATGCGGTCGGATTCCTGCGCAAGTACGACAAGCGCGGCGTTCTGATGGACCTCAAGGCGCAGGCGGACGCGGGGAACCTGAACCTGGAGAACTTCCGCAACGGCGTCCTGGCGAACGGTCAGGTCGACGGCAAGCAGATCGGCATACCCGTCGGCGCCAACACCATGGCGCTCGTGATCGACCAGAAGGCTTTCAAGAAGGCCGGCGTCGAGGCGAAGTTCGGCTGGACCTGGAACGACTACTTCGCCGCGCTGCAGACGATCCAGGACAAGCTGAAGATCGCCGGCGACACCGGTTACTTCGCCATCATGTACCTCTACGACCTGTACCTGCGGCAGAACGGCAAGGCCTTCTTCACCGACAGCGCCCTCGGGTTCACCGAGGCCGACCTGACCCAGTGGTGGGAGGACGGCTACAAGCGCGTGAAGTCCGGTCTCGTCGCCGATCCCAAGAAGATCGAGCAGGCCAAGCCGAAGTCCGGTCTCTCGGCGGGCCTGGCAGCCTCCGAGTTCACCTGGGACAACTTCTCCATCCGCTACCAGGGCGAAGGCGATTCCGACTACGGGCTCGCGCCGATCCCCACCACGGACGGCAAGAACACCGGCCAGTACCTCGGTTCGCTGATGCTGAGCGCCTTCTCCGGGACCAAGCACCCCAAGGAAGTCGCCCAGTTCATCGACTTCATGGTCCACGACCCCGAGGTCGGCAAGATCATGGGTTACGACCGCGGCATCCTCGCCACCACCGAGCAGTACGACGCCTTCAAGCCGACCGACCCCAACAACAAGGGCGTCGCGGCCTACGAGGACGAGGTCGCCAAGGCGGGCGTCCTCGGCAAGATCACCCCGCACCCGTCCGGTGCGGACGTCGTCGAGGCGGCCTTCCTGCGGATCGGCGCTGAGGTCGCCCAGGGCAAGACCAAGCCGGCCGATGCGGCGAAGGCGCTGTTCAGCGAGGCCAAGGCCGCGTTCGCGGGCTGA
- a CDS encoding serine/threonine-protein kinase yields the protein MNMAMMRLRREDPRVVGSFRLHRRLGAGGMGVVYLGSDKKGQRVALKVIRPDLAEDQEFRSRFAREVSAARRIRGGCTARLVAADLDADRPWFATQYVPGPSLHDKVNDEGPLGAAELASIGAALSEGLVAVHEAGVVHRDLKPSNILLSPKGPRIIDFGIAWATGASTLTHVGTAVGSPGFLAPEQVRGALVTPATDVFSLGATLAYASTADSPFGQGSSEVMLYRVVHEEPQLHGVPDALAPLVRACLAKDPEERPSTLELSLRLKEIATREAQGLADARPPAPRAAEADRPTGRLADPGHSERTLRHPGPGTPPPRGGTPSSRGPAPARGGAPARGTNPARGGGGASSRSGARPAPGTRNTRPGGGSRTGPRSGAGRPGPRTTGGRLRPANPRLLRQRLFVFVVVTLFVALGIALVQGCEGPARGLGGRDGVVRHQQPHLPPAPDAGGTTAG from the coding sequence ATGAACATGGCGATGATGCGCCTGAGGCGCGAGGACCCGCGTGTCGTCGGCTCGTTCCGGCTTCACCGGCGGCTCGGCGCGGGCGGGATGGGCGTCGTCTATCTGGGCTCCGACAAGAAGGGGCAGCGGGTCGCGCTGAAGGTGATCCGGCCCGATCTGGCGGAGGACCAGGAGTTCCGCTCGCGGTTCGCACGCGAGGTGTCGGCCGCCCGGCGGATCCGGGGCGGCTGCACGGCGCGGCTCGTCGCGGCTGATCTGGACGCCGACCGGCCGTGGTTCGCCACGCAGTACGTGCCCGGCCCCTCCCTGCACGACAAGGTGAACGACGAGGGGCCGCTCGGAGCGGCGGAGCTCGCCTCGATCGGGGCCGCGCTGTCGGAGGGACTCGTCGCCGTCCACGAGGCCGGCGTCGTGCACCGGGACCTGAAGCCCTCCAACATCCTGCTCTCCCCCAAGGGTCCGCGGATCATCGACTTCGGCATCGCGTGGGCGACGGGGGCGTCCACGCTCACGCACGTCGGCACGGCGGTCGGCTCCCCCGGGTTCCTCGCGCCGGAGCAGGTGCGCGGGGCGCTGGTCACACCGGCCACCGACGTGTTCTCGCTCGGCGCCACGCTCGCCTACGCCTCGACTGCCGACTCGCCCTTCGGGCAGGGCAGTTCGGAGGTGATGCTGTACCGCGTGGTGCACGAGGAGCCGCAGCTGCACGGCGTGCCGGACGCACTGGCCCCGTTGGTGCGGGCCTGTCTGGCGAAGGACCCCGAGGAGCGTCCCAGCACGCTCGAACTCTCCCTGCGGCTGAAGGAGATCGCCACCCGGGAGGCCCAGGGCCTCGCGGACGCGCGGCCTCCGGCGCCGCGGGCGGCCGAGGCGGACCGGCCCACGGGACGACTGGCCGACCCCGGTCACTCGGAGCGCACGCTGCGTCATCCGGGCCCCGGCACTCCCCCGCCGCGCGGCGGGACGCCGTCCTCGCGCGGTCCGGCCCCCGCGCGGGGCGGGGCGCCTGCGCGGGGCACCAACCCGGCCCGCGGGGGCGGCGGCGCATCGTCGCGGTCCGGGGCCCGGCCCGCTCCCGGCACCCGCAACACCCGGCCCGGCGGCGGCAGCCGGACCGGACCCCGCAGCGGCGCCGGGCGTCCGGGGCCGAGGACGACGGGCGGCAGGCTGCGGCCCGCCAACCCCCGTCTGCTGCGTCAGCGACTGTTCGTGTTCGTGGTGGTGACCCTGTTCGTGGCGCTGGGCATCGCCCTCGTCCAGGGGTGCGAGGGACCGGCACGCGGGCTCGGCGGACGCGACGGCGTCGTCCGGCACCAGCAGCCGCACCTGCCGCCCGCGCCGGACGCGGGCGGTACGACGGCCGGCTGA
- a CDS encoding TFIIB-type zinc ribbon-containing protein: MQCPKCHAQMHTYNRNGVQIEQCSNCRGIFLDYGELEALTRVESQWSQPAPPPPGAPQAYPAAPTAPAWGAPHGGGHHGGGHYGGHHRHKSFGHMLFSS; encoded by the coding sequence ATGCAGTGCCCGAAGTGTCACGCTCAGATGCACACGTACAACCGCAACGGCGTCCAGATCGAACAGTGCAGCAACTGTCGCGGGATCTTCCTCGACTACGGCGAACTGGAGGCGCTGACGCGGGTGGAGTCCCAGTGGTCCCAGCCCGCGCCGCCGCCCCCGGGCGCCCCGCAGGCGTACCCTGCCGCGCCGACCGCTCCCGCCTGGGGAGCCCCGCACGGCGGCGGTCACCACGGCGGTGGTCACTACGGCGGCCACCACCGCCACAAGAGCTTCGGCCACATGCTCTTCTCCAGCTGA